The sequence ATTATTGTCCGCATTACTATATGGCCTGTCATTCTTAAAGTACTATCTCCCATGGTAAATTCAACTGTGCCTCTGTACCACTTCGACCACGGAATGTTTTGACGCCTTTCTTGCCGCCATTCTTTTCACGTCCAGCGCGCAACGAAAATTAGTCTTTTATTGTTGTTCaagtttttacacatttttttcgtttcattacatTAAATATTTTGATAAGGCATTTTTGTATCACATAATGAGTAAGAACATTAATCTTAATTCTAATTGTGAGAGCAATATTATTGAGAAAATTTTACAGCTATCACAAATCCCCTGAGTGATTCGATGTTATTAAGTGACACCGAGAGGGTTCCTAGATCGAGTTTACACATTCTTATCCCGCTAGTTCTGCGTTTGCTGTCCCGTACCATATTCCGCGCCAGATTCTGGCTACAAATTGTGAAGAATATTGACGACAGAAAGGACGGCAGGAATGGAATGAATTTGGAAGACTCAAAATAAGCTAGCTATGCTAACCAGAAAATCATGTGTTTTTATCTTCATGTCACTTGCTgttatttatgtaattaaaaaTTAACATGTCGTAACTTTTGCACAATGAAGTGAGGGGAAAAATGACAACAGTGGAGAACAGACTGTAAATAAATATGCTTGATTAAGTAAATGCGGTTTGATCTTTTTTTATTCACGATATACCGAATCACAATAAAACTACCATAATGAAAAGAATCAGAACATGTTCGAATTTACTATGTTTCGAATTCACGTACGCATAGTAgcaacacagacaaacagacgtaacactagagaaattaccatcgaccatgacttaaacgatcaatttgaatatgattgattgcgcgtttcacaactagaggcgctagcgtcgtattccttcgagtttgacatttcactccagcgccttctggtgacaatgttatacgaaacattgtttcgtgtaacatgctcgcaagatggtggtagaggagttgggtgatgaatttttcaaaaaaatgttctagctgttacgtctgtttgtctgtggaagCAATGATAAGAACATGGTAAAATCTGCCAGACGTCATCGCTCAAGAAAGCATAGTAAAATTTACCGCGCTTTATAGTTATTCTGAAAACTATTTGCGTTCTACCGAAATCAAATGGTAAAATGTATTTACTGTTACCTTCGATATGGTAGGCGTTACCATATACCATTTCTTCCAGAGTTCAGCTCAAACCTCTGAAATAATCCGTGTTTCAATGCAAACTGCAATATTCGCGATCGGTAGTGATGCTCTAAAACCTCTCAATACGCAATTTATGATGGTTTCTGATTTGGCGTGCACAATGCCCGCTAGCACCAACTCTGTTTATGGCGCACTTCGGCGTTTTAAGAGCTGaacagaatggatacgtttgcgtgcgtctTGACAGTTTTGCCATAGGAAagctgtcaaaacgcacgcaaacgtatccattctgctccgcTCTTTACTTCTCTCGTTATTTGCGGATCGCGGAGTGTTTGCTGTAGATtgcaaaacattttttgatAAATTCGTATTAAATTTCGATTAAATGCCTTCGCAAAACTAGTTAAACTTGTTCAGCAACAAGTGCATCATATTGTTAAGAAAGAAATGTGAAGTGAAGTGTACGATTTGTTGGAAAAAATTGATCTGAAAATTCGCCGGAATCCGACATGAAAATTTTGCAACCAGCCTGGGTTCATCACGATGGTAAATATTCAACGAAGGTAGGGTAGATGTATCAGTTATGATCGCAGTTCTCAGCTTGCTCAGGTctaaccattttttttattagttattgTTATTGTGTGTTATTAAATTTTGTGTTCGATACCCAGATGGTTACATTTGTATGCTTTTTCTTGTCAGGTCAAATGATTCGATTAAAATTTTACAACAGATGATTCGTTTCTGAAAAGCCTTTTAAGTATGATATCATGTGTTAATGGTCCCAATATGTCTGCATAAATTGTAAACCGCAAAATATAATTATGATGACTGATGCTTCTCCCTAGCCTATTATTAAAAGTTCGATTTTAATGAGGATTTACTTTCAGAAAAGGCAATATTTTCCATCGATATCCATCCTGGTGGCGAAAAATTTGCCACAGGTGGGCAGGGAAATGATTCCGGCCGGGTCGTGATCTGGAACTTGGTACCGGTGATCAGCGAGGAAGCTGAGAAAAATAAGAATGTTCCGCGGATGCTCTGTCAGATGGACAACCACCTGGCGTGCGTGAACTGTGTTCGATGGAGTGGCAGCGGAACCATGTTGGCATCCTGCGCGGACGATAAATTGATAATGATCTGGAAGAAGAGTGCCGGTGGAGGGAGCTCATTCGGATCCGCCAAGACGGTGGAGCATTGGAGGTGTATTGCCACACTCCGGGGTCACTCGGGGGATGTTCTCGATTTGGCGTGGTCCCCGCAGGATCAATACATTGCCAGTAGCAGCGTTGACAATACCGTCATCATTTGGGacgcgaaggaatttccgtcgATTGTACAGGTGATGAAGGGTCACACTGGGTTAGTGAAAGGAGTTGCGTGGGATCCGGTTGGAAAGTTTGTTGCTTCGCAGAGCGATgacaaaactttgaaaatttggaagacatcgaattttacattatttaagaCGGTAACGGAGCCGTTCGAAGAATGCGGAGGAACAACGCATATTCTGCGATTGTCTTGGTCCCCCGATGGCCAGTATTTGGTATCGGCTCACGCCATGAACGGAGGAGGTCCTACAGCACAAATCATCGAGAGAGATGGTTGGAAGTGCGACAAAGATTTCGTAGGTCATCGGAAAGCGGTCACCTGTGTGAGGTTCCACAACGCAATTCTACAAAGAATGGCCCCGAAGACTAATAAATCTCAGCAGTATTGTTGTTTGGCCGTTGGATCTAGGGACAAGAGTTTGTCCGTTTGGTTGACAGCTCTACAACGTCCTCTTGTGGTTATTCATGATCTCTTTCAAGATTCGATCCTGGATTTAAGCTGGAGTCACAATGGATACATTCTTCTGGCTTGTAGCGGAGACGGCCACGTGGCATGTCTACAGTTCAGTGCCGAAGAGTTGGGGACACCTTTATCCGATGATGATCGGAATAGTTTGTACCATCGAATGTACGGCAAGAACATCACGTTGGATATGAATGGTCAAACTGGAAAAGATTCTCTAATTGAGAATGCCGAGCTGCTGAGTGCATCTCAAAGCAAGTTGACTGCCCCGACATTGATACCTCAGCTACCGCAAAGTACACCACCGCAAGCTGCCCCTAAAATAAGCTCAATCGCTCTGCCCTCGTCGTCACCGGTGGGAATTCAATCGTCTGCTAGTCAAGACAGCCAACGGccaattctgaagcaaatcgaaACCAAGACAGCTGATGGCAAACGACGGATTACGCCCATGTTCATACCTCTGAACGATGAAGCGGATGTGCcgacctccggaagtggccaattttccaGTAGCACTGCCAGTAAAAGCAGCATCGTGACCGTCGAAAAAGTGCCCGAATCTGTAACGTCTATCTCTGTCGCCACAAACGGAATAGGCATTAATTTCGAAAACCTGGCGGCCCAGACTGCCAAGCTGGACAGTCGATTGAAGAAAGTGAGTAAACAAGATCCGCCACCTGGCCGTGCTGTACTGCCATCAGATCCTGCGACCACAATCGCTTTGCATAGTCCGGAGAAGCTTTCCGTGACCATTCAGCCAGTTTTGTCCGGGAAAGCGTCCCCGGTACAAGGGGCGGGTATCAAAGCCATAGGAGATTATCGAATACAGGTTACGAACGGAGCCGTGAAAACGGGCTACGGTCCGTTGGGGAAAGTGTTGGTCAACTTGATGAGTCTTCCCCGAGCAGACAAAAAACTATGGGAAACGGTGATCGGATCGCCGGTATGCAGTTTTGCAGTAGCGAAGAGATTCGTGCTGCTGTGCAGCATGGATGGCAGCATAAGGTTTCTGGACATTCAGAACGGATCTCCGATACTGCCGGTTATGAGTTTGACCAGCCCGGTGATTCATAGTACGTTTGTAAGTAGACGAAATAGTTGCACATTCTTCTACCATTTTTTACatcctaatttttgttttatttcgtatatattttaaaatttcatttctgattcagttttccaatttttttttataatagttGCACAGAATtaattatcgatttttttttcagagtgCTGATTGTCGATTAGGCGCAGTTTTAACAGAGAATTGTACGTTACGTGTATGGGATCTGAACGAGCAAAGTATCTTCCTCAGTAGTAGTTGCCTGGACATTATGGGAACAAGTGAATATAGAGAATCGATGTCTGTTattcaatcataaaactttCACTTTTCAATTACAGGCTATGCGACGCTTCTACACGTCTCAGATCAGGGGATTCCGTTTGTCATCTTGTCCAATGGTGCATCATTTTCATACAGCAAAAAGTTGGAAAGCTGGCTAATAACCAACTCCGCAGATCCCATAATGCGCCATGGTCTAATGACAACCAAAGTGGGGTCCATTGTACGCAACTTGAAGACATTCCCATTAGCCACGGTTCAATCGTTCTCTAATTTCCAACCGGTCAATTCCAGATCTTTCATGGAAAAGTAAGTTTTGCTTTAAGTTCATAGACCCATTATTATTTCAATCCTTTGCAGTTCGAATACAACCTGGCAGAACGAGGCAATTCTCTCGTTTGTGGAGAACCAGATCAAAATTGCCGAAACTATCCAATCATCAACGGAAGTGAAACACTGGTACCTAATGTTGGGCTTCCAGCTGGCCCAGCACGGCACGGAAGAAAAGATTCGACAGGTGCTGGATAACCTACTTGGGTCTCCTTTCCGATCCGCTTCGACTAGTGCTTCCGAGTCTTCTATTCTGGGTATCTCCAAGCACGCACTGctggaggaaattcttctgCAGCTCAAAACGCAACCCAAATGGCAGCGAATATATATGGAGTATGCGGATCAACTCAAGCGGAACAGCGGCTCGAAAGGTCCACTGCCGCAGCAGTGCAGCATTGACGAGGAGATGCGTCCGATCGGGGAGGCGCCGGTCGAAAAGCTACAGCCTCTGTAAGTACAATTTTATTGTTGCACTGTAATAGATATCGCAATGGGCGGAGCTACTGTTTATTGAAAAGGGTTGGTTGACTCTACGACAATCCGACAgcctttatttattttttttaattttctcatATTTTTGTAGTTACATAATTTAAGGTTTGAAGCCAAAACTGCTCATTTTACAGTACAAATTGATATTTACCAAGGCCTTTATATAACTATAGCCTATCTACATTAATAATTTGAGGATATTCACAGTAATTATGATCGAtaggatataaatctttgaaTATACGTCGTCTTGGGCCGGTATTGCCAACTGTATTAGAAACAAGGTTATCTCtcttagacctgtgcgccgatctactttgagccggcggcggcgtgaccGCAATTTGCTAACGGCGGTTGctctcggcggcggcggctcggATCGGCGCGGTTCAAAATTATCCTTCAAACAATTCGTCGGTGGGTGACGAAAATACgttctttaaatatttgcttttcGTGCCCTAATTTACAATAGTTCATCCAGGAGGGTTTGTAATTCCTTGTGAGAACACTAGTAAAAAATCTGAATGTATGGCTGACGGCTGCAAAGCAAGGCTAAGCATGGTACGGTGTAAGTTTTTTGGTACTTCACTCTGCCTATGAGGATAATCGTGTTAGTTTACTTAGTCTACTTAGAGACCtcacaattaataactgtggaagttcttaataaacactaagctgcgacaTGGCAATTTTCAAATGGGAAATGTAATGTCAACCAAAAAGTTCAGATGAGAAAATTCCAGCAGGACATACGTGAGAATCCTACAGACATTTCCTGGGAACATTTCCATGTGTTTCTTATCCAGAAAATCTAAGATACGTTAATTAATGATTTtctgtgtgttacttctacgtgaagttaaacgatttacaatgatatggaaatgctgtaacgttttacgtttttgttgttgttaattAATTATTCATAAACTGAAAATATTATAAGAATAAAATAATAACTTTAAATAAAAGCTAGTGTTGATAAAATCGAGCTATCTCTGTGCTCAACTCGCGTACATGGAACATGTTATAAAAGCTCTGCTTTTATAGCATGGCGCTAAATTTAAAATAAGCGGTTTAAATTCGCCATGCTTCTCGGCGCCATGCCAAATCATTTGGCGCgattttcaaataatgcattCTCCTGAAGAATAGTTACAGAGTAGTCTTTTAAAATACTTGAATAGGGCTCAAATTTGAAAAGAGGCACAGTTTCTTGGCGTAGCTATTTCATCCGCTCGATCATTGGCTGGAAAGCAGAAGTACGCGATTAGAGATACTTACGTTTTGAGAATATCTTGTGTGATTTGAAGTACAATTTAAAGGTAACATTAGTGAGTGAGTTTATAAAAATGATAAGTGGTGTTAAACgttttgtgtttctttctttGTTTATTCCGTTGTATCGCAAATTCTGCttgaattttttattaaatctaCTACTACGAAGAAAGGTAATTATACTCAATTATGTGAGCGATTTAACttaatactaaaataaattcgTGTTGGACGCAGCGCGCTGCGCTTTTTTTGTACGGCTGGAAATTTCCGTCGTCTTGTGGAGACCGTCCAAGGTGCCGTCGTGGTGCGAGCCACGAATTCCGTTCGAGATCATCGAGACCCGTGTGTACCGTGAAGGCCCGCCTCAAGTAGGTAGTTAAACGGAGTGTGTGAAGTCGTTCAAACCATCGTAGCGAAGAATCTCCCATCGGTCGTCCATTGCCGAAGGTAAGGTCCCTCTCCGTCATTTTCTGTGGACCGGAGCCATCCGAGAGCGCGTGTCGTCCATTGCACGCAGTGAACCCGATCCGAACCGAAAGATAGAGGTTTCGCCGATCCCCGCTCGGTGGAacggaaaggtacgcgaagccgggtcgctTTGGGTACGTGTGCCTCTATCCGTAAGTGAGGATCGCCCCGGGGACATTATCGGCATTTTTACGCCGCCATTGCTCTCGCGGAACAaaacggaagcttccgttccagCCGCCACAACCTCCGCATCTCTAGTTCGGCCATAACACACACGCGGGTCATCTTTACGTTGCGCGCCAAATCGCAGCGTGGACATTCCGGTGGCAGCCATCGCATCACCGCCATCGTCGAGGTCTTCTCGAGCCAGAAGCTGCCAGATTCGTCGAAGTTCGTCGGGCCCCATCGATCATcaaaaacctgcgcaggtacgtgttAGAGCTTAGTTACATGGCCATGCTTGCTCTTATGTTTCCATTTCCAACGTCCAGCACGAATAAAATATTCTAGAAGTAAAGTGATGGTGATTTAGTTTAATTACGTTTAACGTCAGTTTCTTGAATAAACGACTCACTAATTTCGGGAGCCAAAACACGTTCTTTCTTGGTTGTATGGAAACCTTTTGCGGTCCCTAAGGTCTTGCGGTGAATGAATGGGAGGAGATTTAGCTTGCGCTTGAGAGATTTTGCCAATTTCGCTTAATAATCGTTCTAGAGTTTTCCCTGAGCCAAACAGTCTCAAAAAGTCGGGCAATTAAAACGTGACCGGTGGTCTCTCGTtgagagtggcgctaaagccgCCGATTAATTAAACTCGGTAAACGTGAACGGTTataatgctaatatcatcttccaaacttagacgtaaatgttcatgatagaattagcggcgaaagtatagaattgattgatagttccgttaggatacggtaggcatgaagaatgtttttatagaagtcgatttgtaagcgagcggagggcaatatttgtgatggcacatatcgcacgaccttccttctgcctagctcccgtatgaaggcgtagggaagaatatcagtgtggaagccagtggagatatatcagcttccacactgatattcttccctcccccttcatacgggagcttggcacaaatattgccctccgctcgctttcaaatcgacttctataaaaacattcttcatgcctgccgtatcctaacggaactatcaattctatactttcgcctctaattctatcatgaacattattattattatttattcagactaaggccgaagtagcctaagtttggaagatgatattagcatttccatatcattctaAGATACGTATTATTCATTCCTCAGAATCTGTGGATAAGGGAATCCTAGGTAAGAAATTCTTGTAGTGAATAAAAAATCTAGGAGAATAAAACCCCCTAGAATTCTTGAGTTTCAAAGTAATATTCTTGTGTAAGAAACTTTTTAGAAGTCAAggcggaggaatttcttcataattcgTAAGGGAGAAATTCCTTAGAGTTATCAGAGAGAAGCATTTTCTGGCCTATGGTGCGAAATTCATTAGGAACACAAGAGgatatatttttccaaattcctgAAGGGGAAATTCCTCTTAATATCTAGCAAGAGGGATTTCCATGATCTTTTGAAGGCCCATTCCCCAAAATTTCTTAATGTgtatttcggaaaatttccGTAGCAGaaattgaaccggtgccagcgaaagtggtacataaaccatttttctcgatattgtgttttttacaccaacgCACGGCTTCTATTAGCAATAATATATAGTAAGGAAACaacaaaaaagtgatttttgataactaaatctggagatatgcacttttttatttctgatataaattatagatagtagaatctatagatgagcgaaagcaaggctgagtcgatttttttgcccgtgcacacgcgcatatgacgtcacagcccttaacgtttccattgaaatcatgACGTCATGCTcttttggagacacgtttgacagttcgtttggagacaaaggatttatcttcgctcatctatatattccactatctataatataAATCACAATGACAATTCCGTTGCCAGGAAAAGTGTTCTACATACTAAAGTCAgcttattgaaaagaaaatttcacaAAATGTTTCCGTAACAGATTTTAACTCTATTTTGAATTACAGGATGGTTTACTGCCGTTTAAaatacatgtaccacttttactggcaacgattttcggtttctgttgcattgtgttcccattaatagtggtacatgtccATTTTGTTTCTACAACCTTGAAATTTGTCAACAAACTTCGAATATTTCTCATTACCACCTTTAGGCAcatccaagatgaatacacagctaggtgttgcagtctgcccaatttatggacgagaagagggcgggggtgaaaaattcattttcggtgcaaaacataaacaaaccggctggctctcccatactaaaatccaagatagctgaatcgtgaatttggcagattggaacacctagtggtgtattcatcttgggcacatcagtcataacacgtTGGAACAGTTGAGATgcagaaaattgcaaatttaaattttgttttcgaaGTTTTTAGAAAAGTCAGTCTCCTTTAAAATTTACCTTATGTAACAtataccactttcgctggcaccggttcagtTCTTGTGGGatgaaattctccaaattctgaAGACGAAAttctctaaaaattctaaagcaGAAACATATCACAACTCTTGTATATCAAGCTCCTCCAATTCCTaaagaagaattcctccgacatATTTTAGAGGGAGATTTCCAcagaaatttaagaaaaaaaaaatacttggttTGAGGTTAGAATGTAGGCTGTGGtcccttattttttattgtggaataatttccaaTAACTCCGGATAGGGTGAGTTCAGAACTCCTgagaaggaatttgtggatatgGAAAAACCAAGAAGATTGGAAAATCAATTTCCCATAATTCATGGAGCAGGAATTTTCTAGAATTGCTGAGGAAgaatttgtatgaatttgtagaattcatgaaaaaaaaagtttgatggAGTCTAAAGTTCCCAAAaaatctctgaattctccatgATATATGAAGGGTACATAATCAGAAGTACTGGGAAGGGATTCCCCATAATTCATAAGGCAGAACAAAACCTGAGTTCTACTAATATGTGCTTCCCAGAATCCCTGAAAAAGGAGTTTTGCAGAATTCCTGGGGTAGGATTTGCACAGAATTAAATAAAAAGGAAGTTTCCAAAATTCTCAAAGGGGCAATTCTTCAAACTTCTTTGAGAgtagttcctcagaattcctgtagaaagaATCGATGATGGAGGAGTTTccaaaaatgaattttccagaattccgagaacaaatttttcagaaagtggtttcttaaaaatgtaaaaagGTGCTCGCTGATATTTctatcttccctttcagcgtaacgctctggATTTccaaaatctaaatgacaccctgtatagtaaagaaaaacgtaagttctacgtcaaaaaattgtcgaattctacggggcacccacCCACCAGGATtgtgcctttgggtaagaaaatcgatctctgaaaatttcagctcaatcacttgttgcataagctggcgcatttgatttaaagtttgtatggtaGTTTCAGCCAAAATGCATAGAAAAGTACACCTTCGTCACTCTTTTGTTAGTATGCCctattgagctcagaattgcaatgTGTTATATCAATATATTAATGATCAATTCTACAGAACATTATACCACtatacgatgattaaatgactTTTTATAAAGCTTCGGgtgacttccgaaccgaactttcttccgaagttttatctgtcaaactattaattgatgcgttgtttagcgcgtctttaggcgaatccagcgcactacttccgatgTTGGGAAAATTGCctatatctggagaaaaatccaacttcggtaaggtaccccggggcaagtgggacctaaaaaaacgctagttcagcaaaatctctaacgcatacttagaaaacagggtatttcaggacattaaccacggatacatcattatatgcttccgttgttgaagtgtagacgtgttgtaagccatttactcagttacaaaaatattggtagtgacataaataaatttacctgtgggacctACTTACctcttcaaacggggcaagtgggacctattctgctctatactgtcgaacgaaactaatttgaagaatgtagatataatgttcatgtgatttctgagtcgtagtatttcaaatcatggatggaggtttattgcttgtcagacttttgtttttttggCAAAAGAAAGGGATTAGAATGTTAGCAGAtaaaaaacaagacaacagccggtttactgtttaattgtctgttgtctggcttcacattaccgtcgtgcggggcttcttttgacaaatcagaagctactttggacattttaaaacaagaattataacaaaaattactataaaaatgtcattatcaccaatcgggtgtcttgttgatagttggatggcagctttctgttttaaatttggtatttttttcgttcaatcaaaaaatcaaaaatccaaagtagcccccggagtcaaaagaaaCCGTGCACGACGgtagcttactttcttaccaaatgtgttagatggaagagataagcaaatctttgttcacttttcgaatggatgtttctctgtttaacacaaattattacataaatgagaacttcaaaaggaacgtttttattcagcggtgttgtaaatttgtaatagaacgaaatggccaatttatgtcttaatcactttatttatctgaaaatcttttAATATGAtgcaaagtttaaaaataacaaaacacaaggcAGAACcggttgatctattgtagaataaatagattgtttgcactgtaaacggaatattttgcatagttataaccattgctcttttccatgaaagagataattttcagaaagtaaaatacacatttggtaaatcaactgtacactacttcttaacaacaAAGCCAatgatatcaactgcatttgattcagatccatatgagatatgagtgtcgaagttatttttcactagacaacaatctaaaaataggtaaaatggctctatcgaaaatgttgttcaaatatgtcccacttgccctaTGTATGTTAATAATCAAGGGAAAGTGAAAatggcagattttggctttaatcaaaacttttaaatcgtttttgatgccacacaattatttaattgctcaaaatattcactttccacatcaatgatgaatttagaaacgactattttgttggaaatccattgaattaaaataaaagtaatagattttaccggtagtttaaagtcatgattaaactataccattagtatggtgccgcaaagggttttgattccaattttttttgtgtcaggcgaattcgttgataattctgcttcatctttctagaacattgttaccattaaaaacgttcaccgattaatcggcagccatagtacccacttaccccgtattttcacttgccccggggtaccttataaaaagcgttctaactttgtttCGGATAGACAATATAATACAACTCACAATTTTagaaattactcaaaaaataaTCAACGTCTAACCTACATACAAACAATACTGACATAGTCTACATTttgactagactagactagaccaCCCCAGCACACAGCAATCACAGCAATCCTAAGGggcaaaaaaaactaaaacaaacaGAATTAtactagtctagtctagtctagtctacacaaaCACAGCCATCACTtggaagaatcctggaaagtgatagattcgactacatctatcacttttcttgtcaTTATTTATGCTTAAAGCACATAATAAATGTAGCTCAAAcataaaagcggccaggcctactGAGAGAAAAGTGTTGTAAGGGGTCGTTTAACAATGAtatcacaggttttagggggggtcTAAAATTTTATGACAATTCATATACTAGGTAttcaaaaagcgtgacagagggggaagGGAGGTCTAGATATCTccaaaagtagtggacgtcatatttgaatcgcaatATGTATGAATATGATATTCATACAGCAGTTTAGAGTATTCtatacaaattttattttattttattatcagactaagggtaaagccagagtaaacgcgacgtgcgatgcgacgcgacgcgacagtgcaatttgacagcctgttga comes from Armigeres subalbatus isolate Guangzhou_Male chromosome 2, GZ_Asu_2, whole genome shotgun sequence and encodes:
- the LOC134213840 gene encoding protein HIRA homolog isoform X2; translation: MKILQPAWVHHDEKAIFSIDIHPGGEKFATGGQGNDSGRVVIWNLVPVISEEAEKNKNVPRMLCQMDNHLACVNCVRWSGSGTMLASCADDKLIMIWKKSAGGGSSFGSAKTVEHWRCIATLRGHSGDVLDLAWSPQDQYIASSSVDNTVIIWDAKEFPSIVQVMKGHTGLVKGVAWDPVGKFVASQSDDKTLKIWKTSNFTLFKTVTEPFEECGGTTHILRLSWSPDGQYLVSAHAMNGGGPTAQIIERDGWKCDKDFVGHRKAVTCVRFHNAILQRMAPKTNKSQQYCCLAVGSRDKSLSVWLTALQRPLVVIHDLFQDSILDLSWSHNGYILLACSGDGHVACLQFSAEELGTPLSDDDRNSLYHRMYGKNITLDMNGQTGKDSLIENAELLSASQSKLTAPTLIPQLPQSTPPQAAPKISSIALPSSSPVGIQSSASQDSQRPILKQIETKTADGKRRITPMFIPLNDEADVPTSGSGQFSSSTASKSSIVTVEKVPESVTSISVATNGIGINFENLAAQTAKLDSRLKKVSKQDPPPGRAVLPSDPATTIALHSPEKLSVTIQPVLSGKASPVQGAGIKAIGDYRIQVTNGAVKTGYGPLGKVLVNLMSLPRADKKLWETVIGSPVCSFAVAKRFVLLCSMDGSIRFLDIQNGSPILPVMSLTSPVIHSTFSADCRLGAVLTENCTLRVWDLNEQSIFLSSSCLDIMGTSYATLLHVSDQGIPFVILSNGASFSYSKKLESWLITNSADPIMRHGLMTTKVGSIVRNLKTFPLATVQSFSNFQPVNSRSFMENSNTTWQNEAILSFVENQIKIAETIQSSTEVKHWYLMLGFQLAQHGTEEKIRQVLDNLLGSPFRSASTSASESSILGISKHALLEEILLQLKTQPKWQRIYMEYADQLKRNSGSKGPLPQQCSIDEEMRPIGEAPVEKLQPLDLHHLNETE
- the LOC134213840 gene encoding protein HIRA homolog isoform X1, translating into MKILQPAWVHHDEKAIFSIDIHPGGEKFATGGQGNDSGRVVIWNLVPVISEEAEKNKNVPRMLCQMDNHLACVNCVRWSGSGTMLASCADDKLIMIWKKSAGGGSSFGSAKTVEHWRCIATLRGHSGDVLDLAWSPQDQYIASSSVDNTVIIWDAKEFPSIVQVMKGHTGLVKGVAWDPVGKFVASQSDDKTLKIWKTSNFTLFKTVTEPFEECGGTTHILRLSWSPDGQYLVSAHAMNGGGPTAQIIERDGWKCDKDFVGHRKAVTCVRFHNAILQRMAPKTNKSQQYCCLAVGSRDKSLSVWLTALQRPLVVIHDLFQDSILDLSWSHNGYILLACSGDGHVACLQFSAEELGTPLSDDDRNSLYHRMYGKNITLDMNGQTGKDSLIENAELLSASQSKLTAPTLIPQLPQSTPPQAAPKISSIALPSSSPVGIQSSASQDSQRPILKQIETKTADGKRRITPMFIPLNDEADVPTSGSGQFSSSTASKSSIVTVEKVPESVTSISVATNGIGINFENLAAQTAKLDSRLKKVSKQDPPPGRAVLPSDPATTIALHSPEKLSVTIQPVLSGKASPVQGAGIKAIGDYRIQVTNGAVKTGYGPLGKVLVNLMSLPRADKKLWETVIGSPVCSFAVAKRFVLLCSMDGSIRFLDIQNGSPILPVMSLTSPVIHSTFSADCRLGAVLTENCTLRVWDLNEQSIFLSSSCLDIMGTSYATLLHVSDQGIPFVILSNGASFSYSKKLESWLITNSADPIMRHGLMTTKVGSIVRNLKTFPLATVQSFSNFQPVNSRSFMENSNTTWQNEAILSFVENQIKIAETIQSSTEVKHWYLMLGFQLAQHGTEEKIRQVLDNLLGSPFRSASTSASESSILGISKHALLEEILLQLKTQPKWQRIYMEYADQLKRNSGSKGPLPQQCSIDEEMRPIGEAPVEKLQPLKPRLSQRIWAGVTFREAESFPHNVGWTPAALP